The region TGGTCCTTTTCGGCCTTCTTTCTGAGAATCGCCACCCGCGTTTCGAAGTCCGGCGGTTGAATGTCGGCGATGAGGCCCCACTCGAAGCGGGAGCGCAGGCGGTCTTCCAGGGTCGGAATCTCGCGGGGAGCCCGATCGCTGCTGATGATGAGTTGCCGGCTCGACTCGTGTAGGGTGTTGAACGTATGGAAGAATTCTTCTTGCGTCCGCTCTTTGCCGGCCAGAAACTGAATGTCATCGATGGCCAGGACATCGACGTTTCGGTAGCGTTGCCGGAATTCGACCATCTTGTCGTCGCGGATGGCGTTGATCAGATCGTTCGTGAATCGCTCCGAGGAGACGTACATCACGCGCGCCGCGGGCGAATGCGCGAGGACGTGGTGGCCGATGGCTTGGAGGAGGTGCGTCTTGCCCAGTCCGACGCCGCCGTAGATGAACAGCGGATTGTAGTTGCGGGCCGGCGCTTCCGCGACCGCCTTGGCGGCCGCGTGCGCAAAGCGGTTGCCGGCTCCCACGACGAAGGTGTCGAACGTGTATTTGCCGGTCAGGGCCTGCCGGGCATCGGCCACGGTTGTGTGGGCGCCGCTGTCCGGTCTGGCCGTTGATTGCGCGGCCGCGGCCGTCCGGGGCGCTTGCGCGACCCCGTCGCCTTCCGAGACGATGAAACGGATGTCGACGCCCCGTGTCAGGACTTCCCGAAGCGTTTCCGCGATGAGGCCGCGGTAGCGGCCCTCAAGCCAGTCCTTGGCGAAGGTGCTCGGCACGGAAAACACAAAGACGTCCTGTTCCAACGCGAGCGGCCGCATGGCCTTGACGAACGCCTCGAAACTCGGCTTGCTGAGCTGGCTTTCAATCCTGGCTAGGGCTTCCTGCCACACCTGGCCGATCGTAATACTCTGCACGTCCATTCGTTGAGCCCCTCCAGCCGGTCGTTCACGCCGGGTTGTCGGTCTTGACTATGCCTTGAACACCGAGCCAAGGAACGCGATGCCTTCTTCCGTGAGCGTGCGCTTGCCGGGATCGGCCGTACCGACGGTGAGGAGGCGCAGGCGCTGCAGCGACTGGAGTTCGCGGAACGCAGTGCTTTGACTCATCCCGAGCTCCTTGGCGATCGTGGACGGGCCCGCCGCCCCGATCTCGGCGATCAGCAGCAGGATCTTCTTCTCCCGATCGGTCAGGCGGACGGCGGCGGCCGCCGCCTGGTCCGCGGTGGGTTGGTCCGGGACCGGCGCCGGCGGGGTCACCGCCGGCGGGGCACCGACCCGCAGGGTGACCACGGTGCCGCTTTTCAAGTTGTCTTCGATCGTAATCATGCCGCCCAGGAACGCCAGTTGTTCGCGCGCCACCGGCAGGCCGGATCCGACGCCTTTGATGAGCCGCCGCATCTCGCGCGTCGCCGTCGTGAACCCCGGTTCAAATGCCCGCTCTTTGTCACGAATTCCCGGCCCTTGATCCGAGATCCGGATCGTATTGCCGTCGTCCATGATCGTGACGACGGCGTCCTTGAAGTACGCGTGGATCAGATTTTCCAGAATCTCCTTGATGACGACGAAGGGAATGCGCCCGCCGCGTTCGCGTGCGTACCCGTGGGTGCGTGCCGACAGCTCGCCGATGAGTTGGTTGAAGTCGTCCGACGAAAGCGAGATGACCTGCGGCGGTGCAAGCGGAGAGTCGTAGATCGCCACGCGAACCTCAGGCGCCTGCGCCTCGCTCGGCGTCTCATCCCCCTGTTGAGACACAAGCCGCAGGAAGAAGTCCTGCATCGAGACGAGCCCCCCGCATGCGCCAAGAGAAATTTGGCTGCATGCGGAGGCCCTCCTTTGTTTGCGCCTGACGTCCCAGGCTTTTCGAACGTGCCAGTGACGTGCCGGGGTGCGGTCAACTCTGTGGAGAGAAGACGGCCGCGTTTTCAGCGATTGCCCGCGCGGTCCCTCACTGCCGGTGTGTGCCGACGTTGTCCCATACGGGTAACGGCGAGTGGACGGTGTTATCCACAGGTATGGAAGATGTTGTGGATAATCCCGTCCGACTCCTGCCGGGATGCCAAAAAACTCCACGATCTGCATGAAAAGGGAAGCGGTGTCCGTTGTTGACCTGCTGGCTACCGTGAAAACTGTGGGTAATATGCGTTAATATTCACAAGTTATCACCAATTTGGCGAAATTCTCCCACGAATCGGCCGGCAGGGTTTCAGTTGCGCAGTGGTGCCGGGTGGGCCTTCTGATTCCCGCGGCATAGGGCGTCTTGCGGCTCGCTTCCGTGGACGGTGCTCAGGCTGTGTGCTATATTCATTTGGTCTCCGAGCCCCGGTTGGGGCCCGTACTCACCGTAGAGGGTACTATCGTGAAGCGTACGTTTCAGCCCAACCGCCGGCGCCGCGCCCGGACGCATGGGTTCCGGGTGAGAATGCGGACGCCGGGAGGGCGCAATGTGCTGCGGCGGCGGCGGCAGCGCGGCCGGCGCCGGCTTTCGCCCGCGTAGCGGGCCGGCAGCGTCCCCCGAGCCGATGGCCGCCAGGGCCGGCCGGCTGGTCTCGCATGCGGACTTTTCCCGGGTGTATCGCGAAGGCCGCCGCTATCCTGGCGAGACGCTTGTCCTCTACCTTCGGGCTACGGCGGCGGAACGCCGCGTCGGGGTGACCGCGGGACGCCGGCTCGGCGGCGCGGTCGTCAGAAATCGAGCCAAGCGCCGGTTGCGGGAGGCGTTTCGCCGCGTGGAGCCGCGGTTGTGCGGCCGCGGCGATATCGTGCTGGTCGCGCGCTCCGGGATTGCGCAGGCCGGGTTTGCGGAGATCGTGCAGGAGATGAACGCGTTGTGCGCCGCTGGGCGGCTCATATGCGGGGATGCCGGGTAGGGCGTATGATTGCGGTCGGGGTGATCCGCTGGTACCAGCGTTGGATCTCGCCGTACCTGCCGCCGTCGTGCCGGTTCACACCGTCATGCTCCGAGTACGCCGCGCAGGCGGTCGAACACCACGGGCTCGTCCGGGGCGGTTGGCTGGCCGTACGCCGGGTGCTCCGGTGCCATCCACTTCATCCGGGGGGCTACGATCCCGTCCCGGGGCGCCCTGCCGAAGCGCGGAGGCCTGAGGTTGTTTAAGCTGCTCAGTCCGGTCATCAACGTCCTGGCCGCGGTGCTCGCGGCACTCCACGGACTGACGCATGACTACACCCTGTCGGTCGTGCTGCTGACGCTGATCGTCAAGGCCGTGATCCATCCGCTGACGCGCGTTCAGCTGCGGTCGATGAAGGCGATGCAGGTGCTGGCGCCGCACATGGAGACGCTCCGCCGCAAGCACAAGGAAGATCCCAAGACGCTCAATCAAGAGATGATGGCGCTCTACCGCGCCCACAACGTGAATCCGATGATGGGCTGCCTGCCGATGCTCGTGCAGATGCCCGTGCTCTACGGACTCTTCGGCCTGCTGTCGCGCCGAGATCTGTTCGGGACCGCCACCGTCACTGGAATGCCGTGGC is a window of bacterium DNA encoding:
- the dnaA gene encoding chromosomal replication initiator protein DnaA; its protein translation is MDVQSITIGQVWQEALARIESQLSKPSFEAFVKAMRPLALEQDVFVFSVPSTFAKDWLEGRYRGLIAETLREVLTRGVDIRFIVSEGDGVAQAPRTAAAAQSTARPDSGAHTTVADARQALTGKYTFDTFVVGAGNRFAHAAAKAVAEAPARNYNPLFIYGGVGLGKTHLLQAIGHHVLAHSPAARVMYVSSERFTNDLINAIRDDKMVEFRQRYRNVDVLAIDDIQFLAGKERTQEEFFHTFNTLHESSRQLIISSDRAPREIPTLEDRLRSRFEWGLIADIQPPDFETRVAILRKKAEKDHIAVPDEVAQYIAQHISSNIRELEGALSRLRAHAEMTRTPISVDLAADVLKELLPQARIRPVTIPAIQRAVAEFFGIRIEEMKAKRRTKGVAFPRQVAMYLSRELTDASLPRIGEEFGGRDHTTVMHACDRVKHALLEDSHLNAGIQSLVESFRIERGAGRG
- a CDS encoding ATP-binding protein, producing the protein MQIVEFFGIPAGVGRDYPQHLPYLWITPSTRRYPYGTTSAHTGSEGPRGQSLKTRPSSLHRVDRTPARHWHVRKAWDVRRKQRRASACSQISLGACGGLVSMQDFFLRLVSQQGDETPSEAQAPEVRVAIYDSPLAPPQVISLSSDDFNQLIGELSARTHGYARERGGRIPFVVIKEILENLIHAYFKDAVVTIMDDGNTIRISDQGPGIRDKERAFEPGFTTATREMRRLIKGVGSGLPVAREQLAFLGGMITIEDNLKSGTVVTLRVGAPPAVTPPAPVPDQPTADQAAAAAVRLTDREKKILLLIAEIGAAGPSTIAKELGMSQSTAFRELQSLQRLRLLTVGTADPGKRTLTEEGIAFLGSVFKA
- the rpmH gene encoding 50S ribosomal protein L34; translated protein: MKRTFQPNRRRRARTHGFRVRMRTPGGRNVLRRRRQRGRRRLSPA
- the rnpA gene encoding ribonuclease P protein component encodes the protein MCCGGGGSAAGAGFRPRSGPAASPEPMAARAGRLVSHADFSRVYREGRRYPGETLVLYLRATAAERRVGVTAGRRLGGAVVRNRAKRRLREAFRRVEPRLCGRGDIVLVARSGIAQAGFAEIVQEMNALCAAGRLICGDAG
- the yidD gene encoding membrane protein insertion efficiency factor YidD, with the translated sequence MRGCRVGRMIAVGVIRWYQRWISPYLPPSCRFTPSCSEYAAQAVEHHGLVRGGWLAVRRVLRCHPLHPGGYDPVPGRPAEARRPEVV